A stretch of Equus przewalskii isolate Varuska chromosome 11, EquPr2, whole genome shotgun sequence DNA encodes these proteins:
- the LOC103560509 gene encoding olfactory receptor 10Q1: MFSRSPVLNLSGPTEFVFRVFTAVPEFQVLLFLLFLFLYLMILCGNTAIIWVVCAHSSLRTPMYFFLSNLSFLEICYTSVVVPLMLSNIFGAQKPIALAGCGTQMFFFVTLGSTDCFLLAVMAYDRYMAICHPLHYTLIMTQKLCIQMVASALGLAVFLSLQLTSLIFTLPFCGHYQEINHFLCDVPPVLRLACADIHVHQAVLYVVGILVLTVPFLLICVSYVFITCAILRIRSAEGRRRAFSTCSSHLTVVLLQYGCCSLVYLRPRSSTSEDEDRQIALVYTFVTPLLNPLIYTLRNKDVRGALRNVIIGKAASDTS; this comes from the coding sequence ATGTTTTCTAGGAGCCCCGTCCTCAACCTATCTGGCCCCACTGAGTTTGTGTTCCGTGTGTTCACAGCTGTGCCTGAATTCCAGGTTCTCCTTTTCctactcttcctcttcctctacttgatgATCCTTTGTGGCAACACAGCCATCATCTGGGTGGTGTGTGCACACAGCTCCCTCCGCACCCCAATGTATTTCTTCCTGTCCAATCTGTCTTTCCTGGAAATCTGCTACACCTCTGTTGTGGTGCCTTTGATGCTTTCTAACATTTTTGGGGCCCAGAAGCCCATTGCGTTGGCTGGCTGTGGGACccaaatgttcttttttgttaCCCTTGGCAGCACGGACTGTTTTCTTTTGGCAGTCATGGCGTATGATCGCTACATGGCCATCTGCCACCCACTACACTACACCCTCATCATGACCCAGAAGCTGTGCATCCAGATGGTGGCCAGTGCCCTGGGCCTGGCCGTCTTCCTCTCCCTGCAGCTCACATCCTTAATCTTCACCCTGCCCTTCTGTGGGCACTATCAGGAAATCAACCACTTCCTCTGTGATGTGCCTCCGGTCCTGCGGCTGGCCTGCGCTGACATCCATGTGCACCAGGCCGTCCTCTATGTCGTGGGCATCCTGGTGCTGACTGTCCCCTTCCTACTTATCTGTGTCTCCTATGTGTTCATCACCTGTGCCATCCTGCGCATCCGCTCTGCAGAGGGCCGCCGCCGGGCCTTCTCTACCTGCTCCTCCCATCTCACTGTGGTCTTGCTGCAGTATGGCTGTTGCAGCCTGGTCTATCTGCGCCCTCGTTCCAGCACCTCAGAGGATGAGGACCGCCAAATCGCCCTGGTCTACACTTTTGTCACCCCCTTACTCAACCCTCTTATTTACACTCTGCGCAACAAAGATGTCCGAGGTGCTCTGAGGAATGTCATCATTGGTAAAGCAGCCTCTGACACTAGTTGA
- the LOC103560508 gene encoding olfactory receptor 10Q1-like, with product MYFFLSNLWFLEICYTSVVVPLMLSNIFGTQKPILLAGWGAQMFFFVTLGSTDCFLLAVMTYELYMAICYPLHYTLVMTQKLCIQMVASALGLALFLSVQLTSLIFTLPFCGHHQEINHFLCVVPPVLWLAYTDIHVLQAILYVVGILVLTVSFLLTCVSYVFIICAILHIRSAEGHWQAFSTCSSHLTVVLLQYG from the coding sequence ATGTATTTCTTCCTGTCCAATCTGTGGTTCCTGGAAATCTGCTATACCTCTGTTGTGGTGCCTTTGATGCTTTCTAACATTTTTGGGACCCAGAAGCCAATTCTGTTGGCTGGCTGGGGGGCTcaaatgttcttttttgtcaCCCTTGGCAGCACAGACTGTTTTCTCTTGGCAGTCATGACTTATGAACTCTACATGGCCATCTGCTACCCACTGCACTACACCCTTGTCATGACCCAGAAGCTGTGCATCCAGATGGTGGCCagtgccctgggcctggccctcttcctctctgtgcaGCTCACATCCTTAATCTTCACCCTGCCCTTCTGTGGGCACCACCAGGAAATCAATCATTTCCTCTGTGTTGTGCCTCCGGTCCTGTGGCTGGCCTACACCGACATCCACGTGCTCCAGGCCATCCTCTATGTCGTGGGCATCCTGGTGCTGACTGTCTCTTTCCTGCTTACCTGTGTCTCCTATGTGTTCATCATCTGTGCCATCCTGCACATCCGCTCTGCTGAGGGTCACTGGCAGGCCTTCTCTACCTGCTCCTCCCATCTCACTGTGGTCTTGCTGCAGTATGGCTGA